Below is a window of uncultured Flavobacterium sp. DNA.
AAGTACAAAACAAAATCAGGCTTATGTTGAAGTGGCTCAGTTTTTCTTTGAACAAGGCAATTATCCAAAAGCTTTGCAATGGTTTGACAAAGTGGATGAAAGTTATATGAGTAAATCTGAATCGGATAAATTTAATTTCCAAAAAGGATACAGTTATTTCAATGCCAAAAAGAAAAAAGAAGCTACAACTTATTTTAATAAAGTGGTGAATTCTCCTGAATTTGGTTCTCAAGCCAAATATTATTTAGGATTTATGGCTTATGAAGGCGATGATTATAAAGAAGCAACTAAATATTTTGACGAAGTTTCTGGAGAAGAAAAGTACAAGGAAAAACTTTCGTACTATCAGGCCGACATGAATTTTAAATTAGGAAATTTCCAGAAAGCAATCGATTTGGGACAAAAAGCAATGGCAAAATCAAATGCGATTGAAAAGTCTGAATTGAATAAAATTATTGGAGAAAGTTATTTCAATTTAAAACAATACGACAAAGCAATTCCGTTTTTAGAACAATATGCAGGTAAAAAAGGGAAGTGGAATAATACTGATTTTTACCAATTAGGATATGCTTATTATGAGCAAAAAGAATATGAAAAAGCGATTTCTCAATTCAATAAAATCATTGAAGGAAAAGATTTCGTTGCTCAAAATGCGTATTACCATTTAGGGTTAAGTTATTTGAATACGGGCAAAAAGCAAGAAGCTTTAAATGCTTTTAAGAATGCTTCTGAAATGGATTTTAATGCTCAAATTCAGGAAGATGCGGCTTTAAATTATGCTAAAGTGAGTTATGATATTGGGAATGCGTATCAAACTGTTCCTGCAATTTTACTTGATTTCTTAAAAAAATACCCAAACAATTCCAGTCGATCTGAAATCGAAAAATTATTGGTAGATTCTTATATTTCTACTAAGAATTACAAAGAAGCTTTGGTTTTATTAGAAAAAAACAGATCACCGGAGAATAAAGCAGCTTATCAAAAAGTACTTTTTTACAGAGGTTTGGAATTGTATAATGAATCAAATTATCAAGATGCCGGCAAGATGTTCAAAAGCGCTATCAGCGAACAAAAAACGCCTGAATTTACTGCTCGCGCTACTTTCTGGAAAGCGGAAACGGAATATCTTTCAGACGATTTTCAGAATGCATTATTGAGCTACAAGCAGTTTGCAGGTTTGGCTGCTGCAAAAACTACTGACGAGTATAAAAATATCAATTACAATATTGGATACACATATTTTAAATTGAAAGAATACGATCAGGCAGGAAATTCTTTTCAGGCACAAATTGATAATGCTAAGGAAGATAAAGTTCGTTTGAATGATTCGTACTTGCGTTTAGGCGATTGCCGATTTGTGAGTGCAAAATACAGTGCTGCAAATGAAGCTTACGCAAAAGCAATTGAAGCAAAAGGTGTTGACGCTGATTATGCGCAGTTTCAAAAAGCAATTTCTTATGGTTTTATGTCTAAAAATGATCAGAAAATCAATGAGCTGAATAATTTTCTTCAGATGTATAAAAAATCATCTTATCGTGATGATGCTTTATTCGAATTAGGAAATACTTATGTGGCAGAAAAGAAAAATGATCAGGCGCTTAAAACCTATGATCAGTTAATCTCTGAATATAAAAATGGTTCGTTTACATCAAAATCTATTTTGAAACAAGGTTTGATTTATTACAATTCAGATCGTGACGAACAGGCTTTGGTTAAATTCAAAAAAGTAGCTGCAGAATTCCCAAAAACTCCAGAAGCTTTAGAAGCAGTTTCTACTGCAAGATTGATTTATGTTGACTCAGGAAAAGTTGATGAATATGCAACCTGGGTTCGTACTCTGGACTTTGTTTCTGTAACAGACGCTGAATTGGATAATGATACTTATGATGCAGCGTTTAAACAATACAGTCAAAATAATAGCAAACAGGCAATTACTGGTTTTGCAGGTTATGTAACCAAATTTCCGTCAGGAGTTCATGCGCTTGAAGCTAATTTTTATCTGGCACAATTGTATTTTGCAGAAGGTTCAGAAACTAAATCGGTTGCAAACTATCAATATGTAATTGATCAGCCAAGAAACGAATTTACAGAACAATCTCTGAGCAGATTGTCACAGATTTTCTTAAAAGCAAAAGATTGTGATAAATCGATTCCGGTTTTGGCAAGATTAGAAAACGAAGCTGATTTTCCTCAGAATAAAAGCTTTGCACAAGCTAATTTGATGAAATGTTATTACGACAAAAAAGATTATGACAATTCGGTTGTATATGCAGATAAAGTATTGCAAAACGCAAAAGCTGATGCAAATGTAAAATCTGATACGCAGATTATCGTAGC
It encodes the following:
- a CDS encoding tetratricopeptide repeat protein — protein: MRRLSWFFLLHIILISTIVSAQKSAIYTYDLKDFDKALALYNDKQYASAQLIFEYVKNNATTEEVQSDCAYYIANCAIRTNKVNADALMEKFVSDYPTSTKQNQAYVEVAQFFFEQGNYPKALQWFDKVDESYMSKSESDKFNFQKGYSYFNAKKKKEATTYFNKVVNSPEFGSQAKYYLGFMAYEGDDYKEATKYFDEVSGEEKYKEKLSYYQADMNFKLGNFQKAIDLGQKAMAKSNAIEKSELNKIIGESYFNLKQYDKAIPFLEQYAGKKGKWNNTDFYQLGYAYYEQKEYEKAISQFNKIIEGKDFVAQNAYYHLGLSYLNTGKKQEALNAFKNASEMDFNAQIQEDAALNYAKVSYDIGNAYQTVPAILLDFLKKYPNNSSRSEIEKLLVDSYISTKNYKEALVLLEKNRSPENKAAYQKVLFYRGLELYNESNYQDAGKMFKSAISEQKTPEFTARATFWKAETEYLSDDFQNALLSYKQFAGLAAAKTTDEYKNINYNIGYTYFKLKEYDQAGNSFQAQIDNAKEDKVRLNDSYLRLGDCRFVSAKYSAANEAYAKAIEAKGVDADYAQFQKAISYGFMSKNDQKINELNNFLQMYKKSSYRDDALFELGNTYVAEKKNDQALKTYDQLISEYKNGSFTSKSILKQGLIYYNSDRDEQALVKFKKVAAEFPKTPEALEAVSTARLIYVDSGKVDEYATWVRTLDFVSVTDAELDNDTYDAAFKQYSQNNSKQAITGFAGYVTKFPSGVHALEANFYLAQLYFAEGSETKSVANYQYVIDQPRNEFTEQSLSRLSQIFLKAKDCDKSIPVLARLENEADFPQNKSFAQANLMKCYYDKKDYDNSVVYADKVLQNAKADANVKSDTQIIVARAAMQTGDEAKAKAAYAKLSATSKGELAAEALYYDAYFKTKEGKFDASNVSVQKLAKNYSAYKYYGAKSLVLMAKNFYGLKDSYQATYILDNVINNFTDYPDVVEEAKTELSAIKLEEAKTNSSITK